The following are encoded in a window of Perca fluviatilis chromosome 21, GENO_Pfluv_1.0, whole genome shotgun sequence genomic DNA:
- the LOC120550715 gene encoding galanin receptor 2a: protein MNEYNLNMNLSSVNFSSWKAESVVISLGFSVIFLVGTVGNSLVLAVLLRNGQMNTKTTNMFILNLGVADLGFIVFCVPFQATIYTLDEWVFGPAVCKVVHFIIFLTMYASIFTLTAVSLDRYLAICYPLRSREMRTPKNALASICLVWALALVFSAPYLSYYSQIDLAGTVVCIPGWESKPRLIMDVCTFIFGYLLPVLVLGLTYARTIRYLWTSVDPVKDMSESRRSKRKVTKMIIVVAALFCLCWLPHHLVILCMWFGRFPLNHATYVLRILSHLVAYTNSCLNPIVYALVSKHFRKGFRKVFSCSLKRREVNKVHVVQAVNTVSSMEMSN, encoded by the exons ATGAATGAATATAACCTAAATATGAATCTCTCCTCGGTGAATTTCTCCTCCTGGAAAGCGGAGTCGGTGGTCATTTCTTTGGGCTTTTCGGTCATTTTCCTGGTCGGCACCGTGGGGAACTCTCTGGTCCTCGCGGTTCTGCTCCGCAACGGACAGATGAACACCAAAACCACCAACATGTTCATCCTCAACCTCGGAGTAGCAGATCTGGGTTTCATTGTGTTCTGCGTGCCCTTCCAGGCCACCATCTACACCCTGGATGAGTGGGTGTTCGGTCCGGCGGTCTGTAAAGTCGTGCACTTCATCATTTTCCTCACCATGTACGCGAGCATCTTCACCCTGACAGCTGTTTCCCTGGACAG GTATTTGGCCATTTGCTACCCGCTCCGCTCCAGAGAGATGAGAACACCAAAGAATGCCCTGGCCTCCATCTGCCTGGTCTGGGCCTTGGCCTTGGTTTTCTCGGCACCGTATCTCAGCTACTACTCACAGATCGACCTCGCTGGTACTGTGGTGTGTATTCCTGGCTGGGAGTCCAAACCACGCCTCATAATGGACGTGTGCACCTTCATCTTTGGCTACCTCCTCCCCGTGCTGGTTCTTGGCCTCACCTATGCTCGCACCATCCGATACCTGTGGACCAGCGTGGACCCCGTGAAGGACATGTCCGAGTCGAGGCGGTCCAAGCGGAAAGTCACCAAGATGATCATCGTCGTCGCCGCTCTCTTCTGCCTCTGCTGGCTCCCCCATCACCTGGTCATCCTCTGCATGTGGTTCGGACGCTTCCCGCTCAACCACGCCACCTACGTCCTCCGCATCCTGTCCCACCTGGTGGCCTACACCAACTCCTGCCTCAACCCCATCGTCTACGCGCTCGTCTCCAAGCACTTCCGCAAAGGCTTCAGGAAGGTGTTCAGCTGCTCGCTGAAGAGGAGGGAGGTCAACAAGGTGCACGTCGTCCAGGCGGTGAACACGGTCAGCAGCATGGAGATGTCCAACTGA